DNA sequence from the Streptomyces sp. NBC_01497 genome:
GTCAGGGCGTCGCGGCGCCTGACGTACCGGATGACGCCGACTTCCGCGGGCCCCGGGCCCGCGGTTGTCCGCTGCACGAACTTCCCGGATCGGGCGGGCCCGTGCGAGAGCGAGGCATCACGTGCACGAACTGCTCCCGACCTGCGCCTCGGCCTCTTTCAGCCTCCGCCGGACAGCGGGGTGAGAGGTGATTGTGTCGGAGGCCGGCCACTGATGGCGAGCCCGAGGCCGGCCTTCAGCAAGCCGAGACCCTCGGCAACCTACAGGTCACGAAGAGTGCGCCCCGCCGACGGGGCGCGCCCGAAACACACGTGTCACCAGCAGAGAAGAACCTGCTTGCACCCCGCTCGTGCGCCTCAGCAAGGCGGCCTGGTGAGGCAGAATTTCAAGCGATCTTGCGCCGCAGACCATGACGTCACATATCTCGACCAGCACTCCAATGTTGCCTGACGCCCCATCAGAACGAGCGTCAAATGAAGGTCACGATGCCTCGGAGAGCGTCATTCCAGCGTCAAGATATCGCCTGTAACGCGCATGGCGCACACCACGCGCACCCGCTAAAGCCACAGGTCAGCGGCCCTTTGCGACAGGTTCAAGGATCGCGACGCACTCCACATGGTGCGTCATCGGGAACAGGTCGAAGACCCGGAGCATGCGGGGCTTGTAGCCGCCCTCCTTGAAGTACGCCAGGTCGCGGGCGAGGGCCGCCGGGTCGCAGGCGACGTACGCGATGCGGCGTGCGCCGAGTGTGACGAGGTGGGCCACCGTCTTGCGGCCGGCGCCCGCGCGGGGCGGGTCGAGGACGATCAGGTTCGTCTCCGTGATGCGCGTGCGCGGGAGGACCTGGTCGACCTTGCCGTGTTCGATGCGCACGCGCGGCATCTCGCGCAGGTTGTGCACCGCGTCCTCGGCCGCGCGCTTGCCCGACTCGATGCCGAGGACGGCGCCGGTGTCGCCGACTCGTTCGGCGATGGCGCCCGCGAAGAGGCCGACACCGCAGTAGAGGTCGAGCGCCGTGTCGCCCTTGCGGGGCAGCAGGCCCTGCATCACCGCGTCCACCAGCATCTGCGGGGCCTCCGGGTGGACCTGCCAGAAGCCGCCCGCGCCGACCCGGTAGGTACGGCCGTCGGCCCGCTCGCGGACGAAGTCGCGGCCGTGCACCCGGTGCACTCCCCCGTCGTGCTCCTCGACGCGCAGCACCGAGACGGGCTTGTCCAGTTCGACGAGCGGGAGCCTCCCGCCGGGGCGGGGGGTCAGGACGACCTGGCGGTCGGCGGAGCCCGTCGCGGCGATCGCCTCGACGGTCGCGATACCGGGCCATTCACGGCGTTCCACGCCGAGTTCGTCGACGCCCGGCGCGGCGATCATGCAGTGGTCCACGGGTTCGACGTCGTGGGACCTGTGCTTGCGCAGGCCCGCGCGGCCGTCGTCGTCGATCGCGTACTGCAGGCGGGTGCGCCAGGCGGGCACCTCGCCCTGGGGCAGTTTGTCGCCGGGGGCGGGCATGACGGTGCCGTCCCAGCCCGCCTGTTCCGGTGTGAGACCGGCGAGGCGCTGCAGCTGCTCCGTGACGACCTCGCCCTTGAAGCGGCGCTGGGCGCCGGGCTTCGCGTGCTGCCAGTCGCAGCCGCCGCACCGGCCGGGCCCCGCGTAGGGGCACGGCGCCTCGACGCGGTCCTTGGACGCCTGAAGGATCTTCACGGCGTCGGCACGCAGGAAGCGTGCGTCCGCGTCGCCCTCGGTGATCCGCGCGACGATCCGCTCGCCGGGCAGCGCGTGCCGTACGAACAGCACCCTGCCTTCCTCGGTCCTGGCGACGCAGTGGCCGCCGTGTGCCACCGGGCCCACCTCGACCTCGTACTCGTCCCCGACGGGTGAGGAGGCGTTCGTCTCGGTTGGCATGAGGGGGTGACTCCAGGGGGTCGGGGAGGGGTGCGGGGCCGGGAGACATACGCGGCAGCGGTCCAGCTTACGTCCCACCGCACCCGGTCCTGTCCCACCCTTCACGCCCACCGCCCGCTGGTCGGATCCCAGCGCCCCCTGGCCGGTCGGATCCCACCGCTCATGTCCCCGCGCCCTTGAGGTCGGGTGCTACCCGCCGTCCTCCGATCGGTCCCGACGTTCGGTCGCGACGTTCGGTCCCGACGTTCGGTCCCGACGTTCGGTCCCGACGTTCGGTCCCGACGTTCGGTCCCGACGTTCGGTCGCGACGATTCAGGGGTCCGGGACGGGGTCACGCGACCGGGACGGGGCCACGCGGCTGTGGGGACACACGACTGTGGAACACGGGGTCCGGGGAGGCGGGGTTATGCGTTCCGTCGGCATTTCTGATTCCCATGTGGTGCGTTTTCGCGATTCTCGCGATTCCGGCGATGCCGTTTCGAGG
Encoded proteins:
- a CDS encoding class I SAM-dependent RNA methyltransferase: MPTETNASSPVGDEYEVEVGPVAHGGHCVARTEEGRVLFVRHALPGERIVARITEGDADARFLRADAVKILQASKDRVEAPCPYAGPGRCGGCDWQHAKPGAQRRFKGEVVTEQLQRLAGLTPEQAGWDGTVMPAPGDKLPQGEVPAWRTRLQYAIDDDGRAGLRKHRSHDVEPVDHCMIAAPGVDELGVERREWPGIATVEAIAATGSADRQVVLTPRPGGRLPLVELDKPVSVLRVEEHDGGVHRVHGRDFVRERADGRTYRVGAGGFWQVHPEAPQMLVDAVMQGLLPRKGDTALDLYCGVGLFAGAIAERVGDTGAVLGIESGKRAAEDAVHNLREMPRVRIEHGKVDQVLPRTRITETNLIVLDPPRAGAGRKTVAHLVTLGARRIAYVACDPAALARDLAYFKEGGYKPRMLRVFDLFPMTHHVECVAILEPVAKGR